In Streptomyces sp. NBC_01707, a genomic segment contains:
- a CDS encoding fic family toxin-antitoxin system, toxin component: MELHIDVPWILQVAEVAGADDPAPDDYGVPVAAVARHRAELFEQPVYDGPYAKAAALVDNLGRCRWLERSNMAVAAATGVMYLEAAGIAVKPTRDDAIALKDLLLDSACTAARIAALLRTWPTTT; encoded by the coding sequence ATGGAACTGCACATCGACGTTCCGTGGATCCTGCAGGTCGCCGAGGTGGCTGGCGCGGACGATCCCGCCCCCGACGACTACGGCGTCCCTGTCGCCGCTGTCGCGCGCCACCGGGCCGAGCTCTTCGAGCAGCCCGTTTACGACGGGCCCTACGCGAAAGCCGCGGCACTCGTGGACAACCTCGGCCGGTGCCGCTGGCTCGAGCGCTCCAACATGGCTGTGGCCGCCGCGACGGGCGTCATGTATCTCGAAGCCGCGGGTATCGCCGTCAAGCCCACCCGCGACGACGCCATCGCTCTCAAAGACCTTCTCCTCGATTCCGCCTGCACCGCCGCGAGGATCGCCGCGCTGTTGCGGACCTGGCCCACCACCACCTGA